A genomic window from Elaeis guineensis isolate ETL-2024a chromosome 3, EG11, whole genome shotgun sequence includes:
- the LOC105040960 gene encoding monothiol glutaredoxin-S3-like, with protein MQQAIPYRNGRVWAPRSNGGGAIIGGRPAAEQVVLVARCATSGGEIRRVVEENPVVVVGRRGCCMVHVVRKLLLGQGVNPTVCDVGEDADEAALIAELPPEMDAATGGDVVGHLRRQGMVLPAVFIGGRLVGGLDRLMAVHISGDLVPILKQAGALWL; from the coding sequence ATGCAGCAGGCGATCCCGTACAGAAACGGGAGGGTGTGGGCTCCACGGAGCAACGGCGGGGGAGCGATCATCGGTGGGCGGCCGGCGGCGGAGCAGGTGGTGTTGGTGGCGCGGTGCGCGACCAGCGGCGGCGAGATACGGAGAGTGGTGGAGGAGAACCCGGTGGTGGTCGTGGGGCGGCGGGGTTGCTGCATGGTGCACGTGGTGAGGAAGCTGCTGCTGGGGCAGGGGGTGAACCCGACGGTGTGCGACGTCGGGGAGGACGCCGACGAGGCGGCGCTCATCGCCGAGCTGCCCCCGGAGATGGACGCCGCCACCGGCGGAGACGTTGTGGGCCACCTCCGGCGGCAGGGGATGGTTCTGCCGGCGGTGTTCATCGGGGGAAGGCTGGTGGGGGGACTGGATCGGCTCATGGCCGTCCACATCTCCGGTGATCTCGTCCCGATTTTAAAGCAAGCCGGCGCGTTATGGCTCTGA
- the LOC105040959 gene encoding fasciclin-like arabinogalactan protein 9: MASSLVPLPPMFIGLTAFLLVTAPHLLAQAKTPVAPGPTAGPLNVTAILEKGGQYTTLLRLLKETQVGEQVQSQLNNSYDGLTIFAPTDNAFSSLKSGTLNGLNPQEQVSLVLYHVLPRFYSLTTFQTTSNPVRTQASGNNGVYMINVTTSSNQVNVSTGVDDAPINDDLYSDFPLAVYSIDKVLLPYDLFGPKPPAPAPAPTKVPKKPKKAPATASGPTSEAETTPSTASLKGRSVGWGFVVGFGLMSIGSLL, encoded by the coding sequence ATGGCCTCCTCCCTAGTCCCCCTACCACCCATGTTCATCGGCCTCACCGCGTTCCTCCTTGTTACTGCCCCCCACCTCCTAGCCCAGGCCAAGACCCCGGTCGCCCCCGGCCCGACCGCCGGCCCTCTCAACGTCACCGCCATCCTGGAGAAGGGCGGGCAGTACACCACCCTCCTGCGCCTCCTCAAGGAGACCCAAGTAGGGGAGCAGGTCCAAAGCCAGCTCAACAACTCCTACGATGGCCTCACCATCTTCGCCCCCACCGATAACGCCTTCAGCAGCCTCAAGTCCGGCACCCTCAACGGCCTCAACCCCCAGGAACAGGTCTCTTTGGTCTTGTACCATGTCCTGCCGAGGTTCTACAGCTTGACGACCTTCCAAACTACGAGCAACCCGGTGCGCACCCAGGCGTCCGGCAACAATGGAGTCTACATGATCAATGTGACGACCAGCAGCAACCAGGTGAACGTGTCGACCGGGGTGGACGACGCACCGATCAACGACGACCTCTACTCCGACTTCCCGCTGGCGGTCTACTCCATCGACAAGGTCCTGCTGCCTTATGATCTCTTTGGGCCGAAGCCTCCGGCGCCGGCGCCGGCTCCGACGAAGGTCCCGAAGAAGCCCAAGAAGGCTCCAGCAACCGCCTCGGGGCCTACGTCGGAGGCAGAGACCACCCCGTCAACGGCTAGTTTGAAGGGGAGGAGTGTGGGGTGGGGTTTTGTTGTGGGGTTTGGGTTGATGAGCATTGGGAGTCTTCTTTAG